Proteins co-encoded in one Alphaproteobacteria bacterium genomic window:
- the fliS gene encoding flagellar export chaperone FliS produces the protein MSPSNYQNVKAYHRASHTVAKTRQVVMLYDGMIRFLKQARDCMESRDIEGRYNKLIKAGEIIMGLQSSLDFDNGGDAARVLYGFYSTIDMRIISLHRTNDIADCDRIIADLKEMRDVWNRIDRGLPEKDAAPEVADEQEVPPQPPEEPVTISA, from the coding sequence ATGTCGCCTAGTAACTATCAGAACGTCAAAGCCTATCATCGTGCTAGCCATACCGTTGCAAAGACGCGGCAGGTCGTGATGCTGTATGACGGGATGATTCGTTTCTTGAAGCAGGCGCGCGATTGTATGGAAAGCCGCGATATCGAAGGACGCTATAATAAGCTTATCAAGGCGGGTGAGATTATTATGGGGCTGCAATCCAGCCTTGATTTTGACAATGGTGGTGATGCGGCGCGTGTGCTTTATGGATTCTATTCAACGATTGATATGCGCATTATCTCGCTGCACCGTACCAATGATATCGCCGATTGCGATCGCATCATTGCAGACCTCAAAGAAATGCGCGACGTGTGGAACCGTATTGATCGCGGCTTGCCTGAAAAGGATGCTGCACCAGAAGTTGCAGATGAGCAGGAAGTGCCACCACAACCACCTGAAGAACCTGTCACGATTTCCGCATAA
- a CDS encoding flagellar hook-length control protein FliK: MQFSLLSLLGIQPQQLAAVGAAVPQEGKQGTESEGTAFSELLVSANPQQSDSQQGQQQASGGDLVRELVANIMVAQEDGHVVSGVTNPHAAHIQNILDRKISPETAHELLQQFSGNSNGEKPPEALKEALEQIEASGEVSTVQDILSQVAAGQPDEITEQRATTLQRALQWLQQALTSNPAPMEALAAMSAGATFPEITTPASERRKETQGTEEVAKMIPHWVRQISVPTDETSQSTSAPARVVSNVAEKILSPMASNAPFATLPEVDLPDTRTAEAAPVEQGITADDALVLVATKQNTPHQHAHGQNKPDVFEAMIADLSMEPSSDVAIEDLAVSPSSKEGEPTSINGLAHQPSATSAEHRVHDNVRIHHANFAYLRSEVMDQVKVGVTQAISDGVDRITIQLNPQDLGRVEVKMDIAADGMSQISFLVDKADTFDLLQRDARALERMLQEAGVRADAGSMEFNLRQESQNKEPWGEAADHNDGNAAATEVSNLSTTFNPGDLPTQMYVHLVSDRLDITA; encoded by the coding sequence ATGCAATTTTCATTGCTAAGTCTTTTAGGCATTCAGCCGCAGCAGCTTGCGGCGGTTGGTGCTGCTGTACCTCAAGAAGGTAAGCAAGGCACCGAATCAGAGGGGACTGCGTTTTCTGAGTTATTGGTAAGTGCAAACCCTCAGCAAAGCGATTCGCAGCAAGGTCAGCAGCAGGCAAGCGGCGGCGATCTTGTCCGCGAGCTCGTTGCAAATATCATGGTTGCCCAAGAAGATGGGCACGTTGTATCAGGCGTAACGAATCCACATGCAGCGCATATTCAAAATATTCTTGATCGTAAAATTTCTCCGGAGACGGCCCATGAATTATTACAGCAATTCAGTGGCAATTCTAACGGTGAGAAGCCACCGGAAGCACTTAAAGAAGCACTAGAGCAGATTGAAGCTTCAGGTGAAGTAAGCACCGTACAAGATATTCTTAGCCAAGTAGCTGCAGGCCAACCTGATGAAATAACAGAGCAGCGTGCGACCACACTACAGCGAGCCCTGCAATGGCTGCAACAAGCACTCACCTCTAATCCTGCACCTATGGAAGCGCTGGCGGCGATGAGCGCTGGTGCTACCTTTCCGGAAATTACGACTCCTGCGTCAGAGCGAAGAAAAGAAACGCAAGGAACAGAAGAAGTTGCGAAAATGATTCCGCACTGGGTTCGTCAGATTAGTGTGCCTACAGATGAAACCTCTCAATCTACGTCTGCTCCAGCACGTGTGGTGTCCAACGTAGCAGAAAAGATCTTATCGCCCATGGCTAGTAACGCACCTTTTGCAACGTTGCCAGAGGTTGATTTACCTGACACTCGAACTGCAGAAGCGGCCCCTGTTGAACAGGGAATCACCGCCGATGACGCGCTTGTTCTTGTGGCCACTAAACAAAATACTCCACATCAGCACGCGCATGGCCAAAACAAGCCAGATGTGTTTGAGGCAATGATTGCCGATCTCTCGATGGAGCCATCCAGTGATGTGGCTATTGAAGATTTAGCTGTTTCTCCATCATCAAAAGAAGGCGAACCAACAAGCATTAATGGTCTTGCACACCAGCCTAGCGCGACAAGTGCTGAGCACCGTGTGCATGATAATGTGCGTATTCATCATGCAAATTTTGCCTATTTGCGTAGCGAGGTAATGGATCAGGTAAAAGTAGGTGTGACGCAAGCAATTAGTGATGGTGTGGATCGTATCACCATTCAGCTTAACCCTCAGGACTTAGGTCGTGTCGAAGTAAAGATGGACATCGCGGCTGATGGTATGTCGCAGATTTCGTTCCTCGTCGATAAAGCCGATACCTTTGATTTGCTGCAACGTGATGCACGTGCGCTTGAGCGCATGCTGCAAGAAGCCGGCGTGCGCGCCGATGCGGGCAGTATGGAATTTAACCTACGTCAAGAAAGTCAAAATAAAGAGCCGTGGGGTGAGGCGGCCGACCACAATGACGGTAATGCTGCGGCAACAGAAGTTTCCAATCTTTCAACCACGTTTAACCCCGGTGATTTGCCGACCCAGATGTATGTGCATTTGGTGAGTGATCGCCTCGATATCACAGCATAG
- a CDS encoding flagellar hook assembly protein FlgD, with the protein MPIDAISQTTNPSTATVAGTGLSGDLNTFLKLFTVQLQNQDPTNPLDTNEMTSQLAQFSTVEQQARTNQGIEKLIAAQQQTQLSTAVSYLNREVETEGNTGTLSAGQATFSYFLPESAQSAQVTITNAAGRAVFNGQGSLDKGRNLVVWDGTNSFNGDDEPNGKYTITVKAKNAAGNDMDVDTRAVGIVTGVESSKEGKILLSVGDVEVPFDEILAVRDPVIVDLGTGNAS; encoded by the coding sequence ATGCCTATTGATGCGATTAGTCAGACCACCAATCCCTCCACCGCTACGGTGGCAGGTACGGGGCTGAGTGGCGACCTCAATACATTCTTGAAGTTATTTACGGTGCAGTTGCAAAATCAGGACCCAACCAATCCGCTAGACACGAACGAGATGACCTCGCAGTTAGCGCAGTTCAGTACGGTCGAGCAACAAGCCAGAACCAATCAAGGCATTGAGAAATTGATTGCTGCGCAACAGCAAACCCAACTTTCCACCGCCGTTAGCTACCTCAATCGTGAAGTGGAGACGGAAGGAAACACGGGTACGCTTTCAGCAGGACAGGCGACGTTTAGTTATTTCCTTCCAGAGTCAGCTCAATCGGCACAGGTGACAATCACCAACGCGGCGGGCAGGGCTGTATTTAACGGCCAAGGATCGCTTGATAAGGGCCGCAACCTTGTGGTGTGGGACGGTACTAATAGTTTCAACGGCGACGATGAGCCAAACGGTAAATACACCATTACGGTGAAGGCAAAAAATGCTGCCGGTAACGACATGGATGTCGATACGCGTGCAGTCGGAATTGTGACGGGCGTAGAGAGCTCGAAAGAAGGCAAAATCTTGCTCTCAGTCGGTGATGTTGAAGTGCCATTTGATGAAATTTTAGCGGTGCGTGACCCAGTGATCGTCGATCTTGGCACGGGAAATGCATCATAG